The Microcoleus sp. FACHB-68 genome includes a region encoding these proteins:
- a CDS encoding tetratricopeptide repeat protein: protein MRRPLKHFSFFSLTLLLSLSLPVLPFTSNWKPLTAQAQTAQDRAGEAQRLYQKGEQLYQQGQLKEALQPLQQAVAIYREIGDRPGEAVTLTRRGRIYDILGQYNPALEDYQQALAIYKQIGERRGEAIALDYIGRIYDRQGDSQKALDFQQQALVIFKETGNRRSEAIVLGNIGRIYDYSSQFDQALNYYQQSLDISKEVGERQGEAIILDYMGVIYNNQGQHEKALQSHQQSLALFKDLGIRRSEGIVLANIGAVYNNQDQPQKALDYYQQALAIYQEVGDQEGVEATQRQIQQIQQKRSNTETSSL from the coding sequence ATGCGCCGGCCTTTAAAGCACTTCAGTTTTTTTTCCCTAACTCTGCTTCTGTCACTCAGTTTGCCGGTGTTACCCTTTACTTCCAACTGGAAACCGCTAACGGCACAAGCCCAAACTGCTCAAGATAGAGCCGGTGAGGCACAGCGACTCTATCAAAAAGGAGAGCAACTGTATCAGCAAGGGCAACTTAAAGAAGCTTTACAACCGCTTCAGCAAGCTGTAGCCATCTATAGAGAAATTGGCGATCGTCCTGGGGAAGCCGTAACTCTGACTCGCCGAGGAAGAATTTACGATATTCTCGGCCAGTATAACCCAGCCCTAGAGGATTATCAGCAAGCTTTGGCCATTTACAAACAGATCGGCGAACGTCGAGGAGAAGCAATTGCTCTCGATTACATCGGTAGGATTTATGATCGGCAAGGAGATTCTCAAAAAGCGCTGGATTTTCAACAGCAGGCTTTGGTAATTTTCAAAGAAACGGGAAATCGGCGCAGTGAAGCGATTGTTCTGGGAAATATCGGCAGAATTTATGACTATTCCAGCCAATTTGATCAAGCGCTGAACTACTATCAGCAATCTTTAGATATTTCCAAAGAAGTTGGCGAGCGTCAAGGCGAAGCAATTATTCTGGATTATATGGGAGTGATTTACAACAATCAAGGCCAGCATGAAAAGGCGTTGCAATCTCACCAGCAATCTCTAGCACTTTTTAAAGACTTGGGTATTCGCCGCAGTGAGGGAATTGTTTTAGCAAATATTGGTGCAGTCTATAACAATCAAGATCAGCCTCAAAAAGCGCTGGACTACTATCAGCAAGCATTAGCTATTTATCAAGAAGTTGGCGATCAAGAAGGGGTA
- a CDS encoding glycosyl hydrolase 108 family protein, giving the protein MNFREWAGRKSQPVLALNLVLGLFAGSLSVPLLPADCWAQAQSVAAFDSASFQAALRFTLYFEGGYSNHSADVGGKTYRGILQPEYDAYRAGKGLPVQDVRRMDNSELWEIYYSYWDASRAESMSPILGVAMFDTAVNFGRSGAVRFLQQALAVPVTGSFNSETFQALQSQNQEEIAKRMIENRIQYRYKRVRESPSQQVFLQGWLNRDYSLWSYLQWYQQQSR; this is encoded by the coding sequence ATGAATTTTAGAGAATGGGCTGGGCGAAAAAGTCAGCCGGTTCTAGCTTTAAATCTGGTTTTAGGACTATTTGCAGGTTCTTTGTCGGTTCCGCTATTGCCGGCTGATTGTTGGGCGCAAGCTCAATCAGTGGCAGCTTTTGATTCGGCGTCTTTTCAAGCGGCTTTACGTTTTACGCTTTACTTTGAGGGCGGGTACTCGAATCATTCAGCAGATGTGGGGGGCAAAACGTATCGTGGAATTTTGCAACCTGAATATGATGCGTATCGAGCCGGCAAGGGGTTGCCGGTTCAAGATGTGCGGCGGATGGATAATTCTGAACTCTGGGAAATTTACTATAGTTACTGGGACGCTTCTAGGGCTGAGTCAATGTCTCCCATTTTGGGTGTGGCGATGTTTGATACGGCTGTGAATTTTGGTAGATCGGGAGCGGTGCGATTTCTTCAGCAGGCTTTGGCAGTGCCGGTGACGGGATCTTTTAATTCTGAGACGTTTCAGGCTTTGCAAAGTCAAAATCAGGAAGAGATTGCTAAACGGATGATTGAGAATCGCATTCAATACCGTTACAAGCGTGTGAGAGAAAGTCCTTCTCAGCAGGTTTTTTTGCAAGGTTGGCTGAATCGAGACTATTCTTTATGGAGTTATCTTCAGTGGTATCAACAACAAAGCCGGTGA
- a CDS encoding GUN4 domain-containing protein, whose protein sequence is MSYFKSVNFAVFVSAIVAVSATALVVMNSPTGRVEAVNPSVKSSEVGANYGKLQDLLKAGKWEKANSETTRLMLWIAYQGKEVPEVWIDPETMAKFPCTDLRTINRLWVESSKGRLGFSVQRRIYEQAGKDWLKFNERLGWYSPSGDLDGNSLTEKPKDGGLPLITREIGWPSLTQRLGECGIQ, encoded by the coding sequence ATGAGTTACTTTAAGTCGGTTAATTTTGCTGTATTCGTCAGCGCGATTGTTGCGGTTTCTGCGACGGCGCTTGTCGTGATGAATTCTCCCACCGGCAGAGTGGAAGCGGTGAACCCTTCGGTGAAAAGTTCAGAGGTTGGAGCGAATTATGGAAAACTTCAAGATTTACTGAAGGCTGGCAAATGGGAAAAGGCTAATTCAGAAACAACGCGGTTAATGCTTTGGATTGCTTATCAAGGCAAGGAAGTTCCTGAAGTTTGGATAGACCCAGAAACAATGGCAAAGTTTCCTTGCACTGACTTACGCACGATTAACCGGCTGTGGGTTGAAAGTAGCAAAGGGCGTTTAGGCTTTTCTGTGCAAAGGCGTATTTATGAACAAGCTGGAAAAGATTGGTTAAAATTTAATGAACGCCTGGGTTGGTACAGTCCTAGTGGAGATTTAGACGGCAACAGTCTAACTGAAAAACCCAAGGATGGAGGTTTACCATTAATTACAAGGGAAATCGGTTGGCCTTCTTTGACGCAGCGGCTAGGGGAGTGTGGAATACAGTAA
- a CDS encoding DUF4336 domain-containing protein — protein MQGQQIHSQDFSWPFWPALPIYPYGRRKTICQEVVKDTVWTFDQLQGIFYVVVPIRMTVVKLDSGGLLIYAPVAPTPECVRLMNELVEKHGDVKYIILPTISGLEHKVFVGPFARRFPSAQVFVAPSQWSFPLNLPLSWLGLPAKRTHVLPQECSKTPFAGQFDYAILGPVELGPGRFAEVAFFDHRSRTLLLADSVVSIPKDPPAIVEVDPYPLLFHAKDDATDRLEDTPENRRKGWQRICLFAMYFQPSVLEVPKWGEIFRNAFKAPDRSKKGYFGLFPFQWNPEWKRSFDALRGEGRLFVAPVLQALILNRSPKETLEWADRVAGWDFQRIIPCHFDSPIKADSQQFRQAFSFLEKQPSRSTGWLGTSTYPLPEIDFKLLREIDTNLSKSGIVPAPKEKI, from the coding sequence ATGCAGGGACAACAAATTCATTCTCAGGATTTTTCGTGGCCGTTCTGGCCGGCTCTGCCCATTTATCCTTACGGCAGACGGAAAACTATCTGCCAAGAAGTGGTTAAGGATACGGTTTGGACGTTTGACCAGCTTCAGGGCATCTTTTATGTGGTCGTGCCTATTCGCATGACAGTGGTCAAACTCGATAGCGGCGGTCTACTGATCTATGCGCCGGTTGCGCCGACTCCTGAGTGCGTGCGACTGATGAATGAGTTAGTAGAAAAACACGGTGACGTTAAGTACATTATTCTGCCAACGATCTCCGGTTTAGAGCACAAAGTCTTTGTGGGACCCTTTGCCAGACGCTTTCCCAGTGCACAGGTCTTTGTCGCGCCTTCTCAGTGGAGTTTCCCGCTAAATTTACCCCTAAGTTGGCTTGGCTTGCCGGCCAAACGCACTCACGTACTTCCACAAGAGTGCAGCAAAACTCCTTTTGCCGGCCAGTTTGATTACGCGATTTTAGGGCCGGTGGAACTTGGCCCTGGACGATTTGCAGAAGTTGCTTTTTTTGATCACCGATCTCGCACGCTGCTGCTAGCAGACTCGGTGGTTTCTATCCCCAAAGATCCCCCAGCAATTGTCGAAGTTGATCCCTATCCCTTGCTATTCCATGCCAAGGATGATGCCACTGATCGGCTAGAAGACACTCCGGAAAACCGCCGTAAAGGATGGCAGCGTATTTGCTTATTTGCGATGTACTTTCAACCAAGTGTGCTGGAAGTTCCCAAATGGGGTGAAATATTTCGCAACGCTTTTAAAGCACCAGATCGTTCCAAGAAAGGTTATTTCGGCTTGTTTCCCTTCCAGTGGAACCCAGAATGGAAACGGTCATTTGATGCGCTACGAGGCGAGGGTCGTTTGTTTGTTGCACCTGTTCTTCAAGCACTCATTCTGAACCGATCTCCGAAGGAAACCTTGGAATGGGCTGATCGGGTAGCCGGTTGGGATTTTCAGCGAATTATTCCCTGTCACTTTGACTCCCCCATTAAAGCAGATTCGCAGCAGTTTCGCCAAGCGTTTTCTTTTCTGGAAAAACAGCCTTCTCGGAGTACCGGCTGGTTGGGGACTAGCACTTATCCATTGCCAGAGATAGATTTTAAATTACTGAGGGAAATCGATACAAATTTGAGCAAATCTGGCATTGTGCCGGCACCGAAAGAAAAGATTTAA